CTTCGGCGCGACGCTGGAAAAACTCACCACGCAACTGGAAAAACTAGGCTAAGGATAATATCTTTCGCGCATGCGCCGGCAATACGCTTCGAGCCGGGGATATTTCAGCGCGTGTTGCTTGAGCGCTGAATCGAGCGGCACCAATATGATGTTGGCGAGGAAAGCATAAGCGGTGGCATCGAGCGCAG
This is a stretch of genomic DNA from Burkholderiales bacterium. It encodes these proteins:
- a CDS encoding glutathione S-transferase C-terminal domain-containing protein — protein: MPRFALVGEPTALDATAYAFLANIILVPLDSALKQHALKYPRLEAYCRRMRERYYP